One Glycine soja cultivar W05 chromosome 2, ASM419377v2, whole genome shotgun sequence genomic region harbors:
- the LOC114387956 gene encoding GDSL esterase/lipase At2g03980-like isoform X2 has protein sequence MKSQYLITLCFVLTLPFPLSSTTNSYESSCHKKKFPALYVFGDSLIDCGNNNHLPSGGADYLPYGIDFMGGNTPTGRATNGKTVADFLAMHLGLPFVHPYLDLTNHQRNKIRTGINYASGGSGILPDTNNVTSLTLDKQIKFFHRTVKHNLHKMFNEKEKMEKHLSESLFFVSTGVNDYFHNGTFRGNKNLSLFLLNEFTLRIQRIYDLGARKFFVNNIPPAGCFPSKAIRERPRGNCDEKINKAISFYNRRLPEVLHELQSLLPGFSFVHADLFGFFKELRETGKSYGKKKSQMANQRAFESF, from the exons ATGAAAAGCCAGTATCTCATCACCCTTTGTTTTGTGTTAACTTTGCCTTTTCCCCTATCATCAACAACGAACTCATATGAGTCATCATGTCACAAAAAAAAGTTTCCAGCTTTGTATGTTTTTGGTGATTCCCTAATTGATTGTGGGAATAACAATCATCTTCCGAGCGGTGGAGCAGATTATCTTCCTTatggtatagattttatgggtgGCAACACACCAACCGGTCGAGCCACTAATGGAAAAACCGTGGCTGATTTTCTTG CTATGCATCTAGGACTACCCTTTGTCCATCCTTACTTGGATCTTACAAATCATCAAAGGAACAAAATCAGAACAGGCATTAATTATGCCTCTGGTGGGTCTGGCATTCTTCCCGACACTAACAAC GTGACGTCTTTGACGCTTGATAAGCAAATTAAGTTCTTCCATAGGACTGTTAAGCATAATTTGCATAAGATGTtcaatgagaaagaaaaaatggagaAGCATTTATCTGAATCCTTGTTTTTTGTCTCTACGGGGGTGAATGATTACTTCCATAATGGGACCTTCCGCGGCAACAAAAACCTTTCTTTATTCCTGCTTAATGAATTCACCCTACGCATCCAG AGAATATATGATCTAGGAGCAAGAAAATTTTTCGTGAACAACATTCCCCCAGCAGGTTGCTTTCCATCAAAAGCTATCCGAGAAAGACCAAGAGgaaattgtgatgagaaaataaaCAAAGCTATCAGCTTTTACAATAGAAGGTTACCTGAAGTGCTCCATGAGTTGCAATCACTGCTTCCTGGCTTCAGCTTTGTACATGCAGATCTTTTCGGATTCTTTAAGGAGCTAAGGGAAACCGGAAAGAGTTATGGTAAGAAGAAAAGCCAAATGGCTAATCAAAGAGCTTTTGAGAGTTTCTGA
- the LOC114387970 gene encoding sugar carrier protein C-like: METPIKYPGNLTLRVVLTCIMAASGGLIFGYDHGVSGGVTSMDSFLKQFFPSVYEKESNMKPSSNKYCKFNSQILTLFTSSLYLSALVAGLGASSITRMLGRRATMIIGGICFVGGALLNGFAVSIWMLIVGRLLLGFGIGCANQSVPIYVSEMAPYKYRGALNMCFQLSITIGIFVANLFNYYFSKILNGQGWRLSLGLGAVPAFFFVIGSFCLPDSPSSLVERGHHEEAKRELVKIRGTTEVDAEFRDILAASEASQNVKHPWRTLMDRKYRPQLVFAICIPFFQQFTGLNVITFYAPILFRTIGFGSRASLMSAVIIGSFKPVSTLVSILVVDKFGRRTLFLEGGAQMLICQIIMTVAIAVTFGTNGNPGTLPKWYAIVVVGVICVYVSGFAWSWGPLAWLVPSEIFPLEIRPAAQSITVGVNMISTFFIAQFFTSMLCHMKFGLFIFFGCFVVIMTTFIYKLLPETKGIPLEEMSMVWQKHPIWGKFLESDITTQNDKINGKC, translated from the exons ATGGAAACTCCAATCAAGTATCCGGGCAATCTCACCCTTAGGGTGGTTCTCACTTGCATCATGGCAGCCAGTGGGGGGTTGATTTTTGGTTATGACCATGGAGTTTCAG GTGGAGTGACCTCTATGGATTCCTTCCTGAAGCAATTCTTTCCGTCTGTGTATGAAAAGGAGTCTAACATGAAGCCTTCTTCAAACAAGTACTGCAAATTCAACAGTCAGATACTGACACTGTTTACATCTTCCCTCTATCTAAGTGCTCTAGTTGCGGGTCTTGGGGCATCCAGCATAACAAGAATGTTGGGTAGGCGTGCAACTATGATTATAGGTGGAATATGTTTTGTTGGAGGTGCATTACTCAATGGATTTGCCGTAAGCATCTGGATGCTTATTGTTGGCAGGTTGTTGCTTGGTTTTGGCATTGGTTGTGCCAATCag TCAGTTCCAATCTATGTGTCTGAAATGGCCCCTTATAAATACCGTGGAGCTCTAAACATGTGCTTCCAATTGTCAATCACAATAGGCATCTTTGTGGCCAATTTGTTCAACTACTACTTTTCCAAGATACTGAATGGTCAGGGATGGCGCTTAAGCTTGGGGCTAGGTGCAGTCCCTGCTTTCTTTTTTGTCATAGGCTCATTTTGCCTTCCTGACTCACCAAGCTCCCTTGTTGAACGTGGCCATCATGAAGAAGCCAAAAGGGAGCTTGTGAAAATTCGCGGTACAACTGAAGTTGATGCAGAATTCAGGGACATACTTGCTGCTAGTGAAGCTTCACAGAATGTGAAACACCCTTGGAGAACCTTGATGGACAGAAAGTATAGGCCACAGCTTGTTTTTGCCATATGCATTCCCTTCTTCCAGCAGTTCACTGGCTTGAATGTGATTACTTTCTATGCTCCTATTTTGTTCAGAACAATTGGTTTTGGAAGCAGGGCTTCTCTCATGTCTGCAGTGATCATTGGCAGCTTTAAACCTGTTTCAACCCTGGTTTCAATTCTTGTTGTGGATAaatttggaagacgcaccctttTCTTGGAGGGTGGTGCTCAAATGTTGATTTGCCAG ATCATCATGACAGTTGCTATTGCAGTTACATTTGGTACCAATGGAAACCCAGGTACACTGCCTAAGTGGTATGCAATTGTTGTTGTGGGGGTCATCTGTGTATATGTTTCAGGTTTTGCTTGGTCTTGGGGTCCTTTAGCCTGGTTGGTACCTAGTGAAATCTTTCCCCTTGAGATTAGACCTGCTGCTCAGAGCATCACAGTTGGTGTCAACATGATCAGCACTTTCTTCATAGCTCAATTCTTCACATCAATGCTCTGTCACATGAAGTTTGGTTTGTTCATCTTCTTTGGGTGCTTTGTGGTGATCATGACCACATTCATCTACAAGTTATTGCCTGAGACAAAGGGTATCCCACTTGAGGAAATGAGTATGGTTTGGCAGAAACACCCCATCTGGGGCAAATTTTTGGAGTCAGACATCACAACCCAAAATGACAAAATCAACGGAAAATGTTGA
- the LOC114387956 gene encoding GDSL esterase/lipase At2g03980-like isoform X1, producing the protein MKSQYLITLCFVLTLPFPLSSTTNSYESSCHKKKFPALYVFGDSLIDCGNNNHLPSGGADYLPYGIDFMGGNTPTGRATNGKTVADFLAMHLGLPFVHPYLDLTNHQRNKIRTGINYASGGSGILPDTNNVTSLTLDKQIKFFHRTVKHNLHKMFNEKEKMEKHLSESLFFVSTGVNDYFHNGTFRGNKNLSLFLLNEFTLRIQRIYDLGARKFFVNNIPPAGCFPSKAIRERPRGNCDEKINKAISFYNRRLPEVLHELQSLLPGFSFVHADLFGFFKELRETGKSYGIVETWKPCCPNTIYGDLQCHPNTVPCPNRDTHLFWDEHPTQIVNQIYARLCFIEGTICKSSDLKLI; encoded by the exons ATGAAAAGCCAGTATCTCATCACCCTTTGTTTTGTGTTAACTTTGCCTTTTCCCCTATCATCAACAACGAACTCATATGAGTCATCATGTCACAAAAAAAAGTTTCCAGCTTTGTATGTTTTTGGTGATTCCCTAATTGATTGTGGGAATAACAATCATCTTCCGAGCGGTGGAGCAGATTATCTTCCTTatggtatagattttatgggtgGCAACACACCAACCGGTCGAGCCACTAATGGAAAAACCGTGGCTGATTTTCTTG CTATGCATCTAGGACTACCCTTTGTCCATCCTTACTTGGATCTTACAAATCATCAAAGGAACAAAATCAGAACAGGCATTAATTATGCCTCTGGTGGGTCTGGCATTCTTCCCGACACTAACAAC GTGACGTCTTTGACGCTTGATAAGCAAATTAAGTTCTTCCATAGGACTGTTAAGCATAATTTGCATAAGATGTtcaatgagaaagaaaaaatggagaAGCATTTATCTGAATCCTTGTTTTTTGTCTCTACGGGGGTGAATGATTACTTCCATAATGGGACCTTCCGCGGCAACAAAAACCTTTCTTTATTCCTGCTTAATGAATTCACCCTACGCATCCAG AGAATATATGATCTAGGAGCAAGAAAATTTTTCGTGAACAACATTCCCCCAGCAGGTTGCTTTCCATCAAAAGCTATCCGAGAAAGACCAAGAGgaaattgtgatgagaaaataaaCAAAGCTATCAGCTTTTACAATAGAAGGTTACCTGAAGTGCTCCATGAGTTGCAATCACTGCTTCCTGGCTTCAGCTTTGTACATGCAGATCTTTTCGGATTCTTTAAGGAGCTAAGGGAAACCGGAAAGAGTTATG gGATAGTGGAAACATGGAAACCTTGCTGCCCTAACACCATTTATGGTGATCTCCAATGCCATCCCAACACTGTTCCTTGTCCAAACAGAGACACTCATCTTTTCTGGGATGAACACCCCACACAAATCGTAAACCAAATATATGCAAGGCTTTGCTTCATTGAGGGGACCATTTGCAAGTCCTCGGACCTCAAACTAATCTAG